AAGGGAGCGCTCAGAGTCATTTCTGGCGGCTAAGCCAGGCTTCTCTCTTTTGACCTCCCTAAATCTGTCTCTTTATCTGGCTGGAAAGTGTGCCCTTTGTGCAGGGTCCCAGCCAGCACCCAGGGACAGTGTGAGTGTGCAGCCAGGCGCTCTCCAGGCCTGGGGTCACAACCTGTGTGCCTGCTCCGACTGTCTGTGCAGACCACAGACCACCGAAGCTGACAGAGCCGACGGGGTGGGGGAGGCTTGAATGAGTGCCCACCATGTGCCACCTACAGGGCTGGGCGCTCTGGGCTGTTAGGACCTTTGAGCTTAGCAACACCTCCCGGTGCCGCAGTCTGTTACCTGTGTTCACCGAGGGAAGCAGTGGGGTCAGAGTGGTTGTCACTCTGCTGAGGTCACGCAGCTAAGGTGAGGTGGAGCCCGGGAGTCTAGTCCCAGCAGGCCCACCCCAGGGCCCACGCAGGTCTTTTCTGCCACCCTGCCTTCTAGAGAAATTCAGTCGAGCTCTTTGCTCTAGAGATAGTAAAACCGAGATGGAGGGAAGTTAAATGAGTCACTCAGTGTCATCTCAGAGGTAGTGGCTGAAGCAGTTCATCTGCCACTCTGACCTGGGTGCTGCCCCAGTCTGTGCCGTGAGGCCAGAATGGGAGCCATCCGTGGGCAGCCACTGCTCTTGCTGGGTCTTGCTCAGGGATATTTAGGGGGTGAGCCGTCAGGCTGCACCAGTTCTCTTGGCCCAATCCCTCCTTCCTCCTACGGACCCTGAAACCCATTTGGGcctgcccagccccaggcctgcccTTGAGACTTTATGATTCAGTTTgtgtacctgttttttttttttgcggtacgcgggcctctcactgttgtggcctctcccattgcggagcacaggctctggacgcgcaggctcagcggccatggctcacgggcctagccgctccgcggcacgtgggatcttcccggaccggggcacaaacccgtgtcccctgcattggcaggcggactctcaaccactgcgccaccagggaagccctagttttagtACTTTTGTGTCAGGAAAGGGTCCTCACAGAACAGCCGTGGGTCCCCATTTCTCTTTGTAGAGTCCGGCTCTTTCCCAGGTCAGAGTGAACTGCCTATATTGTCACCGAGGGAAGGTACACAGGACGGAGATTCCTGTTCCCGCAGACACTCAGCTTTTAGCAGAGCTCTGTCCTTAGACTCAGCCCAGTTCTCTTCTGTACCCCAGTAGGACTGAGTGGTCTTGACTCTGCCCGCcttcccggggtggggggggtctctCTTTGTGGTCCTCCATGAGGAGAGTGTGGGAATGAGTGGGAGACAAGGCTGCCCTCGTTTCAGTGCTAACCCTGAGAGACCTCAGCCTGACCTTGACCTCTTCCCTGCCTTCCTAGTTGACATTCGAGAAATCAAGGAGATCCGCCCGGGGAAGACCTCACGGGACTTCGATCGCTACCAAGAGGATCCTGCTTTTCGACCGGACCAGTCACACTGCTTTGTCATCCTGTATGGAATGGAATTCCGCCTGAAGACCCTGAGCCTGCAAGGTGGGAGCTGAGGAGGTGGAGGAGTTAAGGGCAGCAGCCCCTGGCCCCAGGCTCAGCTCTTTGCCCCTTGCTCATAGCTACGTCTGAGGACGAAGTGAACATGTGGATCAAGGGCCTGGCTTGGCTGATGGAGGATACGTTGCAGGCGGCCACACCCTTGCAGATTGAGAGGTAAGAACCCCCCGCAGACGTGCTTAGGGTTGGGGCATCGGGCTCTAGGGAGCAGGGCAGGGACTCAGGCCTCTGTGCCCAGAGCCTGCCTGCTGGTCTCCTCCCTAAGCCTGGGCCTCACTTCGGGCTTCTCTCCCTCCAGGTGGCTGCGGAAGCAGTTCTACTCAGTGGACCGGAATCGTGAGGATCGGTGGGTCCTGCGCTGTGGCTCTAGCCCAGCAGGGTGGGTTGGGGCCGCCAGAGCAATAGCCCACCTCCAGGCAGCTGACTGGAGAACCGGAGGACCTGCCTCAAGCAGGGTGGGCAGGTGGTTCTGGCACAAGGAGCTTCCTGCAGAAAGCCCTCTGATGGCCTTGTGCGAGCTGGCAGGAGAGGCCAGGGACGATAAGCCACGTGCCCTGCCACTGTGGGCAGAGATAGGCGGTATAGAACTGGCTCTGGGTGTCCTgtagtttgtgtgtgtggggggggtgctTTGAAGCTCACGGCTTTGAGGCCATGGTGTGACTACCAGAGGGGCTACAGAGAGGTTCAGGACAAAAGCTGGGTGATGCATGATGAGGACCGTTGACTGGGAGAGAGGTGGACACCACGGAGGGTGTTGAAGAGAAACATGACGTGACCCGGGTTCAGTTGTGCAGAACTGCTAGCTGCGCTTGGAGGGTCCAGGGCAGGTGGAGTGGAGAACTCAGGGAGCAACTCCAACGCTCTGGGTGAAGAAGACTGGGTCAGGGTGGGGTATTAGGAAGGGGTTGGATTTTGGCTAGGCTGTATTTTGAAGATAGAGCCCAATAGCATTTCCTAACAGATTGATTTTGGGGTGAGAGAGAGTTGAGGTTTACGGTAAAAAGCTTTTTGGCGTGAGCATCTGGAAAGGTGGAGTTGCCATTGactgagatggggaaggctgTGGGAGGTGCACACTTGAGTGGGTGAAGTtctgtgatgcccttagatgtTCAGGTAGAGATGTTGAGCAGGCAGGTGTGTAGAACGAGTTCAGGGGAGAAGTTGGGCTGGAGCTGGAACCTGAGGAGCACATAGGTGATATGGAAGGCCACGAGGCTGGTGATGCCTGGGGGTAACCTTggcaagaaaagggaaggaggctgGTGGCTGATCCCAGGCCCATGCTGCCTCAacactggggactggggaggtgaggagaggagcCAGCCAAGGGAAGTGGCTGCTCTAGAGTTAAGAGGAAAATCGGAGGGTGTAGAGCCCTGGAAGCCCAGGGAAGAGGGGGTGGTCAGCTGTGCCCGGCCTTGTCACGTGTGGGGAAGACTGAGAGGTGCTCCTTGGACTCGACAGCACAGAGGTCGTTGGTGACCTTGAGGCAGGCAGTGGACAGTGGGGATGGGGTTCAGGAaatgaaaggagcctgggtctctCCTTTAAGGCACTGCTGTGAAGAGGAGCAGAGAAGGGGCAGTGGCTGGAGAGGAAGCAGGGCAGACAGGTGTTTGGGGGGGAGTGGTAACAATCTGCGTGTAATGCTGATGGCAAGGAGTCCACAGAAGGAAAGCTTGATGACGCAGCAAGTTTCCTAACCTGCCGAGTGAGGACCCTGACGGCCCCACCCCCGGTGACTGAGACCAGGCAAGCGCTTGCTGAACAGCACTGGCTGATAGATAGCAGGActgcccagggcagggctggactCCTCAGGGAGTTTTGGTGCTGCCTGCCAGGCCCTTGGGCAAGAGAAGGAGGGGTGCCCACATTCCCCTCCCTGCCACCACCTCCCAGGAAAGAAGGCCTCCCTCTCCCAATTGTGTTCATCCTGTTGCCAGGCCCAGCATTGTCCTCTGCCCCATTCTTGGGCAGGGGTGCTTCCCTGTCAGACCCCGGGAGTGTGCTCCATTGCCAGCAGTGGTATTGGGCTAAGAAGgatcttccccctcctcccctcggAGGCCCTGACTCCCAGGGGCAGTGGGCGGGAGTCCTGTGAGCTGCCTGCCCCTCTCGGGGAGTTTGAGAATGAGGTGGAAGGAGCCTGGAGGTCCCGCAGTAGTGGCTGCCTCTCTCTGTCCTTGGGAGAGCTGAGGGCCCAGACGTGTGGGCTGAGCGGTGCTGGTGGGAGGGCGGCCCGAAGATGGGCTCCCCTTGCCCCGCCCTGACCCACTTTACTGAGGCTGGTGACCCCTCCTTGCCAGAATCCTACACTTTCCTTTGCTCAGCTGAGGAGACCAAGGcccagagaaaaggaagggaCTTCCTTTGGTTACCCCATGGTTCTGAGCCAGCCTCACTGTCAGGACTGCAAGTCCCAGAGTAGTGTTGTTTACCTGTTCAGCCCCAGGTGGACTCAGCCCACAGGTCAGAGGTCGTGAGAGGTGGGGTGAGGCCACTGGCGATGTCCTTGTTTCCTCAGTATATCAGCCAAGGACCTGAAGAACATGCTGTCCCAGGTCAACTACCGGGTCCCCAACATGCGTTTCCTCCGAGAGCGGCTGACGGTAAGGGCCGGTGGGCCGTCTGCAGGCGGGTGGGGAGGCTGGCTGCCCCAGGCCCTGCGGGAGGCCTGACCGGAAGTGCCGCTCTGCCTCGCAGGACCTGGAGCAGCGCACCAGCGACATCACCTACGGGCAGTTTGCTCAGCTGTACCGCAGCCTTATGTACAGCGCCCAGAAGACGGTGCATGAGCCACCTACCCCCACCGCCCCTACCCtgctctcccaccccagccccgctTGCCTCAGCCCTGCTGCCCTGCTTGGGGGCGATTGGGTGCCATTTCTCCAGTTCTTCTCCTCGTGAGACCTGCCCCTTTCTGTTGCCCCAGCCTTTCTTCCTGAGAGCCCCTTCCCTACGTGGCCTCCCAGGGGCTCTCATGCTGACCTGGTTCTGTCTCCTGCAGATGGACCTCCCCTTCCTGGAAGCCAGTGCCCTGAGGTTTGGTTTGAGTTGGGGAGGTGGGGTTCTCCGTGGGCCCCTTTGTCCCTCGCCTGGTTGATTCCCGATGCAGGTGGGAGGCAGCGGGAGCAGGGGAGCCCTGCTGGCCCATTCCGGGCGGCTGTGCTGGCCGGGCGCTGGGCCCTGCCTTCCCGGGTGCCCCTCATTGTCTGTGGCCCACGCTAGCCAGCGGCCGCCAGGCATTTCCCTTCTCTTCCGCAGGGCGGGGGAGCGGCCGGAGCTCTGCCGGGTGTCCCTTCCTGAGTTCCAGCAGTTCCTCCTCGAGTACCAGGGGGTAGGATTGGGCTGGGGTTGGGCCAGGGTGCTGGCTGAGAGGGGCTGGGCTCACCACGGGATGGAGGCCCCTCACatgccccaccctcccacccatcAGGAGCTATGGGCTGTCGACCGGCTCCAGGTGCAGGAGTTCATGCTCAGCTTCCTTCGAGACCCCTTGCGAGAGATCGAGGAGCCTTACTTCTTCCTGGATGAGGTgagccctgcccctcaccctccATCGGGGAATCAGGGAGCAGACGGGCCCACGGGAGCCCGGCCAGGTCCCTCCCGCAGTCCATCGTGCCCCCGACCTGGATTGAGCACTCTCTCCCGTGTCACCCTGTGCTgtggcccagggcaggggctcaTCCTCTCTTCTCTCCGCATTTGCTCCTGGGCAGTTCGTCACCTTCCTGTTCTCCAAGGAGAACAGCATATGGAATTCGCAGCTGGACGCCGTGTGCCCCGACACCATGAACAACCCCCTGTCCCACTACTGGATCTCCTCCTCGCACAACACGTGAGTGGCTCCCTTGGCCCACACCCGACCCCGGGAGGTGGGTCTTGCCTGACCACCTCGCCCTGCTTCCCTGTCCAGGTACCTGACCGGGGACCAGTTTTCCAGCGAGTCCTCCCTGGAAGCCTACGCCCGCTGCCTGCGGATGGGCTGCCGCTGCATCGAGTGTGCGTGGGGGCTAGgttgggcgggggggcgggggggaggcctGCCCGCTTGACTCTGGTCACCTTGCTTGCTCCCCAGTGGACTGCTGGGATGGTCCAGACGGGATGCCAGTCATTTACCACGGACACACCCTGACCACCAAGATCAAGTTCTCAGACGTCCTGCACACCATCAAGGAGCACGCCTTTGTGGCCTCAGAGTGAGTGGCGTGGCTCGGCTCCAGCTCTCCTGGGTCCCCTTGAATGTGCTaccccctccctgccttccaccTCCTGCCACCTGCTGGAGCCCACCCTTCCCGAGCCATTCACTTCCTGCACGCTTGGCCCACCTGCTCACTCCATGGGTCTTTCTCAGCCTGTGGAACACAGTCAAGCTTTTCTCATCCTCAAAAATTAATTCCTTAACCCTGGGCTCACAAGGCCATTGTCCTGCCAGTTCCTTTCCCGTCACAATCCGGAGAATTGTCTGTGCTCCTTGTCTCTCACTCTGCAGTTCCTATTGTTCCCCACAACACGTGGTCACTAGTCTCTCCCACCTCACTGAGGGGGTCACTGGGGTCCCCCAGTAGCTAAATTTGGAGGCTGCTTGTCACCTCTCCTGACCTTGGGTGTAGGATGTCTCTCCTTGCTGATGGGGCAGCCTCCATGATGAGATCAACTCTGGGGACACCTGCCTGCAACAGTCCCAGCCGTTGGTTTCTGCTGCACCCAAAAGTGCCTCTCTAGACCCCTCTCCTACCCCCCACAGTGGCCAGGGCCTGCCTCTTCTCTGGGGTGACTACCCTCTAGAAGGGACCTTGGGCCTGAGGCTCCTAACACCTCACTCTGTGAGGGTCTGAGCCGTGACTCCTCGGAATTGCAGGATCTGTGTTACGCACTGGTCCCCCACCCTGCAGGTACCCGGTCATCTTGTCCATCGAGGACCATTGCAGCATCGCCCAGCAGAGGAACATGGCCCAGTACTTCAAGAAGGTGCTCGGGGACACACTCCTCACCAAGCCCGTGGACATTGCTGCTGACGGGCTCCCCTCACCCAGCCAGCTCAAGAGGAAGATCCTCATCAAGGTAGGGCTTTGGGGGCCCCACTCCTCCGCTCCAGCTGTGGGTCCAGGCCTGGGTGAGGAGGTGGggctctgggcctgggcctgggaagCCATGTCGTGGCCTGTCCCACACAGCACAAGAAGCTGGCTGAGGGCAGTGCCTATGAAGAGGTGCCTACGTCCGTGATGTACTCTGAGAACGACATCAGCAACTCCATCAAGAACGGCATCCTCTACCTGGAGGACCCCGTGAATCACGTGAGCGCTGGGCCTGGCTGGGCCTGAGGGGCAGGGTGGTGAGAGCGCTCTGTTCACAGGCCTCGCTCCCGCCTCTTCCAGGAGTGGTATCCCCACTACTTCGTTCTGACCAGTAGCAAGATCTACTACTCCGAGGAGACCAGCAGTGACCAGGGcaacgaggacgaggaggagccCAAGGAGGTGAGGGGCTGGCCCAGGGCCGGGGGCCGGGCTGGGGTCAGAGTCACCGAGTGTCTCTGCTGTCGCCCTCTGCCTTGCAGGCCAGTGGCAGCACAGAGCTGCACTCCAACGAGAAGTGGTTTCACGGGAAGCTCGGGGCAGGACGGGATGGGCGGCACATTGCCGAGCGCCTGCTCACAGAGTACTGCATCGAGACCGGGGCCCCCGACGGCTCCTTCCTCGTGCGCGAGAGCGAGACCTTCGTGGGCGACTACACCCTCTCCTTCTGGTAACCCTCCCAGCGCGTGCACACGTGGATCCGACGCCGGCAGGGGAGGCCAGGTCCCACAGTGCGTCACGCGCACACACGCTTGCAGTTAGCGCGGAGCCCCTAGAGGGCCGCCCCCACCTGAGCCGTCCTCAGGGTGTCTCCTGCTTGAGGCCTGGTGCCTCGCCGCGGGTGGAGCGTGGCGTGTGGCCCGGCCTGCTGCTCACTGCCTCCCCGTGTCCCCTCAGGCGGAACGGCAAAGTCCAGCACTGCAGGATCCACTCCCGGCAGGACGCAGGGACCCCCAAGTTCTTCCTGACTGACAACCTCGTCTTCGACTCACTCTATGACCTCATCACACACTACCAGCAGGTGCCCCTGCGCTGCAACGAATTTGAGATGCGCCTCTCAGAACCCGTCCCGCAGACCAACGCCCACGAGAGCAAAGagtgagggaggggatggggacggggcaGGAACCCGGGGGTGGTGGCCGGGTCTGACTCGGGCCTGTCCACAGGTGGTACCACGCGAGCCTGACCAGAGCGCAGGCCGAGCACATGCTGATGCGCGTCCCCCGGGACGGGGCCTTCCTGGTGCGGAAACGGAATGAGCCCAACTCCTACGCCATCTCCTTCCGGTGAGGGGGTCCCCCTGGGGTCTGGGGCGGTGCGGGCACGCCTGGTCTGGGCTGCCCTGACCCTGTGTGGCTGTTCGGTCCCTGTCAGGGCTGAGGGCAAGATCAAGCACTGCCGCGTCCAGCAGGAGGGCCAGACCGTGATGCTGGGCAACTCAGAGTTCGACAGCCTCGTGGACCTCGTCAGCTACTACGAGAAGCATCCCCTGTACCGCAAGATGAAGCTACGCTATCCCATCAACGAGGAGGCGCTGGAGAAGATCGGCACAGCGGTGAGAGCCTGGGAGGCAGGGCGGGGCAGGCCGCACCTGACGGTCCCGGGGTGCTGTGGATGTGGGGAGCAGAGAGGCCCGGGGGCCGCGGGGCTGCTGGGAGGGCCAGCTAGCCCAGCTGGAGCCAGGAAGGCATCCTGGAGGGAGTGGCCTCTGAGTGGCATCTACAAGGACAGGCACAAGCTGGCCGGGTGAAGAGGTGGGGGCAGGCGTCCAGCAGAGATCCCCGTGGGCCAGGATGTGGGGTGCGGAGGTCCTAGGGCTCACACGGGGAGAGGGTCTGCCCGGGGCTGGGCACAGACCAGACTCTGTCCCCAGGGCAGGGGCGCATAGGCTACAGAGGCGCGGCTGTGGAGGGAGACCAGTGAGGGAGGAAGGCAGGGCTGTGGGGCGGGGCCCCAAGGGCTCTGGGCCAGGGGTGTGGccctggggaagaggaaggggtcCAGCGCAGAAGGTCCACTTGAGACTCTTGTCCTTGGACCTGGGTGGCCTAGGCGCGGGCTGCCGCCTGCTGAGGCTGGGGTGTGAGAGAAGTGTGCTGGGGGCCTGCGGCAGGCGCAGGGGGGCTTCAGGAACCGAGACTTTGGAGCCGTGGGCGCAAGGGCAGAGAGAGGATGGGTGAGGCCAGGCCCCTGAGGTTGGGGGACCCTGGCGGACCAGGTGTGTGAAGGCAGCAGACTTGGTCCGGTGAGGAGGGGTGGGGACACGGAAGCCAGCAGCCTCTTTCCCCTCTGGGCGTTAACAAAGCCCCTTCTGTCCCGTTTCCAGGAGCCCGACTATGGGGCCCTGTATGAGGGCCGCAACCCCGGCTTCTACGTGGAGGCGAACCCCATGCCGACTTTCAAGGTGCAGCCTCGGGCTCTGGGCGCAGGCAGCTGGGGAGCATCTCCAGCTGCCTGGGGCTTGCATTCTCTGCTCAGGGCCACCTGCGGTCTTTGGGGAGAAGTGGTGTTGTGGTCTTCCGAGGCCAGAGAGGGGGTGAGAGGTGTGCGGTTGGTGTACGACCGCGTCTCTCCCGGCGccgacccctccccagccctgttcCTGGGGGTCCGCACCGCACCCTTCCAGACTACTCCCTGGGTGACCCCTGTTTTCTCCCtgggggcagtggggtgggggtggggcacgcTGGCCAGAAGACGGtgttctctgcccctccctccctccccttatgGAGCTCTGTCAGGGCTTTTTTCTAAGGGGTAAGGAGCTGTGCCCTTTTCCTCACCCGCTTTCCTCAGCAGCCATGGAGCCTGGGAGAAGATTCCTTCTcctactttgcagatgaggaatgaTGGGGTCCCAGGCACACTGCAAGCCTTCCGGTCCCAGAGGAGGCACTCAGCACCCGCAGACACTCCCCTCCTAGCCTCCTGGCCTGGCTCCTGGGGCCCCGGGCAGGGGCTTGCAAGGTTCTCCCTGGACCCTGAGGAGCTTCCCTGGCAGAGGCCCTGCTCTCCTGTTCCATCTGCCCTGGAGCCTCCCACAGGCCCGGGCTGAGGACGGTAGTGAGGCTGGGTCACTGGCGGTGGCGCCTGAGCCCCAGCTGGGCAGCCCCAGCGCATGTGCATGCGGCCACAGGTCAGGAGAGGAGGCGGAGGGCCTGTCTGCTTTGACCGGTGATTCTCTTCCCTGCAGTGCGCCGTCAAAGCTCTCTTCGACTacaaggcccagagagaggacGAGCTGACTTTCACCAAGAGCGCCATCATCCAGAACgtggagaagcaggaaggaggcTGGTGAGCCAGCTGAGAGCCCGTGGTGCGGGGCCAGGCATCCTGGGTGCCGGCGGCGTGGACAGTGAGAGGGGCTTGGGCGGCACGGGCCTGCACGGGCCCCGAGGTGTACCTGCAGGGCTGCCTTCCTCTGGGGGGGTTGGGGTGGCTGCTAGGGGTCAGCATGCTGCGGCTTCCCCAGGTGGCGTGGTGACTATGGTGGGAAAAAGCAGCTGTGGTTCCCGTCGAACTATGTGGAAGAGATGGTCAGCCCTGCGGCCCTGGAACCTGAGAGGGAGGTGAGACCAGAGCCCCGTTGGTGGGACGGGGCTCCCGTCCCCAGACTCCCTTCCTGTGCACACGCCGCCACGGGCAGGGTCAGCGTGCCTGTGCGTGCACAGCCCCTCAACGTGCGGTCCTGTCTGCCCCGCCGAGGCCGCGGTCTCTGATAAACGTGGGCCACGCTCGTGCATTCACACGCTCGCTTGTCAGATGTATTTCCCATGTGGGCACAGTGGGCTTGCTGACCGTCCGTGGGCTTTGCCTTCCGCAGCACTTGGACGAGAACAGCCCCCTGGGGGACTTGCTGCGGGGGGTCTTGGATGTGCCGGCTTGTCAGATAGGTGAGCCCCCAGCCCCTTCTCTGCCCCTTAGGGTCACGCAGTCCCTGGTGGCCCTGTTCAGGCCCCAAGGGAGAAAGCCAATGGCCGGACCCCTAAAGGCTGCCCTCACCCTGAGCTCTCCCCATTCCTGGATACACTCTTGACGCCCAGGCTCCCTTCTTCACCCCTGGCCTTGACCCCTGCGTGCTCGCCCTGCGCAGGCGCTGTGGAGGGTGCCACTGGCGAGCTGAAGCCCAGGGTCCTGATGGGCTGGTCCCTGGGTTGACAGAGGCTTGGGGACGGGGTGGGGATGGGCTCGCGGCCCGGAGTGGCAGCGACTTATTGCTGGTCTGCAGCGTTCTCAGCTGTGAAGCGGGCCTGGCAGAGCAGTGCTGCCTCCTCacggggtgtggggtggggactCAGGCACGTCTGTCCCCAGCTCTgcgctcctctccctccctccctcccagccatcCGTCCTGAGGGCAAGAACAACCGGCTCTTCGTCTTCTCCATCAGCATGGCATCGGTGGCACACTGGTCCCTAGATGTGGCTGCCGACTCACAGGAGGAGCTGCAGGACTGGGTGAAAAAGATCCGGGAAGTGGCCCAGACTGCGGATGCCAGGGTGAGAGCCTGCCAGTGGCCCTCAGAGCAGCGGGGCAGCCCTGGGTGGGCAGCCCCCGCCGCTAGGCAGGGATCGGAGGAAACACACGTGGTCGGCGGTATGGCATGTTGAGGGTGTGTTGAGTTTGAGGTACCTGTGGGACGTCCAAGTGGCCCTGCTCAGTGGGCTTTTGGATACCAAGGGCAGAGGTGAGAGGACAGGTCGTGGGCTGGAAGCAGGAGTGGGTGCCCAGGGGCTTAGGGATGAGGTGGTATAGGTTGGGAACCAGGTGTGTGACCTTCGAGGATGTAGGTTTCaagaaagagaggcagaggggTCTGATGCGCGGAGGGCTGCAGAGCAGACAGGCAGGGTCCGAATCTGAAAGTGCCTGTTGGAGTTGGCAGCAGCCGTGTCAGGTCGTGGTTGGGTGGGATGGCAGTGGGCATCACGGAGCGTGGAAGACAAGGGCGCAGCCTCTGCCGGGCAGGATGGTGGAAGAACGCGGAGCCCAAGCTGGGTCGGAAGGACCAGCCTCTGGAGGAGGGAGGCTCTTCCACTGAGcctggggcagaggaggaagtGCTTGCCAAGGTGTGGGAACTCCTGCTCAGTGCCACCGCAGTCatttggggtggggtggaaggCCTGCAGTACACACCTGTGGCTGCTTTGGAGAAAGGACACCCACGAGCCAAGCCGAGAGGGCTGGGTGCTGAGGATTCTGTCAGAGCAGGGCCCGGAAGGACAAGGCAGAAAGGACCAGGAGGTTGAAGGGATGGCTCCTGAGGTCTGGGCTGAGGGGAAGGAAGAGTCTGAGAATAGGAGCCCCTTCTGGAAGGAAGTGGGCCTCCAGGGGTCAGAGGACGGGATGGGGGCACTTGTGAGTGGGCCTCCGTAGCTGAAGTCTGGCCACAGCGAGTAGCAGGTGGTTGTGTTGAGTGAGTGAGGGGAACTGAGGGGTGAGGCTTCTGggccagggtgggtgggaaggacGACGGTCCTTAGGACACAGAAGGTAAGCCCGAGTCCCCAGCGAGGTCACAAGGAAATGGGGAGGCGGCCTATGTGCCTATGTGAGGGAGGCTTGGGTACTGAATGGTCACAGCATCTCTGCAGGTGCATCCAGCTCAGGGCCCTGGGGTGTCACTGGGGCCCGGTTGGTGGTGAGGATTCCACTCTCCTAAGTCTTGGAGAGCATGTGTCctcaggggcagggaggagagagtaCGTTTCTGGGGTGAGACTGGGGACAGACAGTGGGGTCTGGAAGGTGTGGGTGGGCATGCCCCAGgtggctgggggcttccctctcctggtggggggtagggaggggtccGGAGGGGTCCTGCCTGGGCTCAGGGCCTGTGTGTCACCAGCTCACTGAGGGGAAGATGATGGAGCGGAGGAAGAAGATCGCCCTGGAGCTCTCCGAGCTTGTCGTCTACTGCCGGCCTGTTCCCTTCGACGAAGAGAGTAAGGGTCTGGCCCAGGGGCAGTGCGGGGGTCTGGCCCCCAGCAGCGCCCGGGTGGGCGGGCTCTGTGAGCTCTCTCCCTGTTTGGCCCAGAGATCGGCACAGAACGCGCCTGCTACCGGGACATGTCGTCCTTCCCGGAAACCAAGGCCGAGAAGTACGTGAACAAGGCCAAAGGCAAGAAGTTCCTCCAGTACAACCGGCTGCAGCTCTCCCGCATCTACCCCAAGGGCCAGCGGCTGGACTCCTCCAATTACGACCCCTTGCCCATGTGGATCTGTGGCAGTCAGCTGGTAGCCCTCAACTTCCAAACCCCAGGTGAGGAGGTGGCCCATGGGGCGGGGTCCTGCCGGGCAGCTGGGCTGGAGTCCACTGTAACTCGGCTCTTCCAGACAAGCCTATGCAGATGAACCAGGCCCTCTTCCTGGCCGGCGGGCACTGCGGCTACGTGCTGCAGCCGAGCATCATGCGCGACGAGGCCTTCGACCCCTTTGACAAGAGCAGCCTCCGTGGGCTGGAGCCGTGCGCCATCTGCATCGAGGTGGGAAGGGGGCGCTCTGCTGGGCTCCTTCCAGCGTCCAGGCCGGGGTGCTGGTTAATGCCATGGGGCAGGGGGCACTGGACTGTCCTGGAGTTCGAGGAAGATGTAACTGTTTTCTGAGGTGGGCGTGTAGCTACCAGCCTCCCCCGTGGGGCTGGGCTCTGACCAGCACAGGCTGGAGGCAGCTGGCTAAGTGTGGACAGTGCTTGGCACTAAGGAGTCGGGCTATCCAGTAAGGCCAAGCCATGGAGAGCCACTGCCTGGCAGGAGTGGGCAGAAGACAGGCAGGAAGCTAGTGCCAGTGGTGAGCTAGCGGCCCACCGGCAGGAATCGGCTAGATGGTACTTAACTTCCTGGAACGGGGCTTGAGTGAGACGGAGGCCCCCTGCCGCCACTCGAGGTCCCGGGGCTCGCTCTGTGGTCGCACCCTTGAGGCCCCTGGTGAGCAGCCGTGATGTGGGCAGCTT
This portion of the Pseudorca crassidens isolate mPseCra1 chromosome 15, mPseCra1.hap1, whole genome shotgun sequence genome encodes:
- the PLCG1 gene encoding 1-phosphatidylinositol 4,5-bisphosphate phosphodiesterase gamma-1 isoform X2, which produces MAGAASPCANGCGSGAPSDAEVLHLCRSLEVGTVMTLFYSKKSQRPERKTFQVKLETRQITWSRGADKIEGSIDIREIKEIRPGKTSRDFDRYQEDPAFRPDQSHCFVILYGMEFRLKTLSLQATSEDEVNMWIKGLAWLMEDTLQAATPLQIERWLRKQFYSVDRNREDRISAKDLKNMLSQVNYRVPNMRFLRERLTDLEQRTSDITYGQFAQLYRSLMYSAQKTMDLPFLEASALRAGERPELCRVSLPEFQQFLLEYQGELWAVDRLQVQEFMLSFLRDPLREIEEPYFFLDEFVTFLFSKENSIWNSQLDAVCPDTMNNPLSHYWISSSHNTYLTGDQFSSESSLEAYARCLRMGCRCIELDCWDGPDGMPVIYHGHTLTTKIKFSDVLHTIKEHAFVASEYPVILSIEDHCSIAQQRNMAQYFKKVLGDTLLTKPVDIAADGLPSPSQLKRKILIKHKKLAEGSAYEEVPTSVMYSENDISNSIKNGILYLEDPVNHEWYPHYFVLTSSKIYYSEETSSDQGNEDEEEPKEASGSTELHSNEKWFHGKLGAGRDGRHIAERLLTEYCIETGAPDGSFLVRESETFVGDYTLSFWRNGKVQHCRIHSRQDAGTPKFFLTDNLVFDSLYDLITHYQQVPLRCNEFEMRLSEPVPQTNAHESKEWYHASLTRAQAEHMLMRVPRDGAFLVRKRNEPNSYAISFRAEGKIKHCRVQQEGQTVMLGNSEFDSLVDLVSYYEKHPLYRKMKLRYPINEEALEKIGTAEPDYGALYEGRNPGFYVEANPMPTFKCAVKALFDYKAQREDELTFTKSAIIQNVEKQEGGWWRGDYGGKKQLWFPSNYVEEMVSPAALEPEREHLDENSPLGDLLRGVLDVPACQIAIRPEGKNNRLFVFSISMASVAHWSLDVAADSQEELQDWVKKIREVAQTADARLTEGKMMERRKKIALELSELVVYCRPVPFDEEKIGTERACYRDMSSFPETKAEKYVNKAKGKKFLQYNRLQLSRIYPKGQRLDSSNYDPLPMWICGSQLVALNFQTPDKPMQMNQALFLAGGHCGYVLQPSIMRDEAFDPFDKSSLRGLEPCAICIEVLGARHLPKNGRGIVCPFVEIEVAGAEYDSTKQKTEFVVDNGLNPMWPAKPFHFQISNPEFAFLRFVVYEEDMFSDQNFLAQATFPVKGLKTGYRAVPLKNNYSEDLELASLLVKVDVFPAKENGDLSPFGGASLRERGCDASGQLFHGRAREGSFEARYQQPFEDFRISQEHLADHFDSRERRAPRRTRVNGDNRL